A genomic segment from Zygotorulaspora mrakii chromosome 1, complete sequence encodes:
- the MRX4 gene encoding Mrx4p (similar to Saccharomyces cerevisiae YPL168W; ancestral locus Anc_8.696), which produces MASFGSFNAAVCNLQNLTRLSSLSSLNFRCYAQATARSQGWSSVFNPDLNKHKAVKRFKENLFRDVENCCSPVAGSLEFKALNCLIDNNSNRDDFRKNPLMTLYNLILQRRIKDDDIYKVISTVKNTSVINVSVPKYETTKKVGSKSQRLYQPFLKIHPEEVDHLGNVIQASIHDEKSSNYLNSPQFKGLHAATVTDTVPAEKLDIDIKSLRKFLEKAEIETKQRRHYAWENQKRYNWEQRLANAQQPSPGKLLFGSGAESFTRSRQGFFKSLFTNTRLGTPFNLDSEPKELLIYNLEAKSKHYIPPGNDNSIFNINYKDLFGVINKCGFPPDETLSLIKNFETQGWKLVGDLYDNSKSLVFQRASSKRGAQKIASVNFNALLWTSLFLILGYGTFQFHEKKG; this is translated from the coding sequence ATGGCTTCATTTGGCTCCTTCAATGCTGCTGTGTGCAATTTGCAGAATTTGACTCGTTTATCTAGTTTATCTAGTTTAAATTTTCGATGCTATGCCCAAGCAACTGCGAGATCTCAAGGCTGGTCTAGTGTTTTTAATCCAGACTTAAACAAGCATAAAGCAGTCAAAAGGTTCAAAGAAAACCTTTTTAGAGATGTAGAAAATTGCTGTTCGCCTGTTGCGGGCTCGCTGGAGTTCAAAGCGCTGAACTGTTTGATTGATAACAACAGCAATCGTGATGACTTCAGGAAAAACCCACTGATGACATTATATAACCTAATCCTTCAGCGACGCataaaagatgatgatataTACAAAGTTATTTCCACGGTTAAAAACACCAGTGTTATCAATGTATCAGTCCCCAAATATGAAACTACAAAAAAGGTTGGTTCGAAGAGCCAGAGACTTTACCAACCCTTTCTAAAAATTCATCCAGAGGAGGTGGATCACCTGGGAAATGTGATCCAAGCGAGCATtcatgatgaaaagagttcAAACTACTTGAACAGCCCGCAATTCAAAGGTCTTCATGCTGCAACAGTAACGGATACCGTGCCGGCTGAAAAGCTGGACATCGATATTAAATCATTGAGAAAGTTTCTTGAAAAGGCAGAGATTGAAACGAAGCAAAGAAGACATTACGCGTGGGAAAACCAAAAACGGTACAATTGGGAGCAAAGGCTTGCCAATGCACAACAGCCATCGCCAGGTAAATTGTTGTTTGGCAGTGGAGCTGAAAGCTTTACACGAAGTAGGCAAGGCTTTTTCAAGAGTCTTTTTACTAACACTAGATTAGGAACCCCCTTCAATTTAGACAGTGAACCAAAAGAACTACTGATATACAATTTGGAagcaaaatcaaaacattATATACCACCAGGAAACGATAATAGTATATTCAATATAAATTACAAAGATCTATTCGGTGTTATTAACAAATGTGGGTTTCCACCTGACGAAACTCtctctttgataaaaaatttcgaAACTCAAGGCTGGAAACTTGTTGGGGACCTCTATGACAACTCCAAAAGTCTCGTGTTTCAAAGAGCATCCTCGAAACGAGGTGCACAAAAAATAGCATCGGTGAACTTTAACGCTCTGTTATGGACATCACTCTTTTTAATATTAGGCTATGGTacatttcaatttcatgaaaaaaaaggttaG
- the NAT5 gene encoding peptide alpha-N-acetyltransferase subunit NAT5 (similar to Saccharomyces cerevisiae NAT5 (YOR253W); ancestral locus Anc_8.697) has protein sequence MPRELTTLDNIYENNIGTLEVLTNAILPVKYPHEFFEEFFSKGKSGKKDTFFGQLAYYSEVPVGAVKAKLIPNKKGGVLQQGVYIEVLVVLEHYRSKGIGRTLLNYIEKESKRHFQHDIYVHVACDNEFGIEWYKSHGFAQEGDIIKDYYKDTTGSPDCLVLRKYIA, from the coding sequence ATGCCTCGTGAATTGACAACGTTGGATAACATTTATGAGAATAATATAGGGACATTGGAGGTGTTAACAAACGCCATCTTGCCTGTAAAATACCCTCACGAGttctttgaagaattcTTCTCAAAGGGCAAGAGTGGAAAAAAGGATACATTCTTCGGCCAATTAGCCTATTATAGTGAGGTTCCAGTTGGTGCTGTTAAGGCTAAATTAATCCCGAACAAAAAAGGGGGTGTTCTCCAGCAAGGTGTTTATATCGAAGTTTTGGTTGTACTAGAGCATTATAGATCAAAAGGCATTGGGCGGACGCTCCTAaattatattgaaaaagaaagcaagAGGCATTTCCAGCATGATATATATGTACATGTTGCCTGTGATAATGAGTTCGGCATTGAGTGGTATAAAAGTCATGGATTTGCACAAGAAGGCGATATCATAAAGGATTACTACAAGGACACCACGGGCTCACCAGATTGCTTAGTGCTCAGAAAATACATAGCTTAA